Genomic DNA from Filimonas effusa:
ATAGGCCCATAAGCCGGCGTTATTGCTGATAATCAGTGCATAGTTTTCCCCCACTTTAACGTCGCGGAGACTTAAACGGGTGGGGTTTTCATTGAATATTTCGCCTGCTGGCACAAATTCGAAGAAGATGCCGGAGTTGGTATTCAGGAGGAGGCCTTCGGCGGTCTGGGAGTCCTGGAAAGCAAAAAATCCTTCGCTGGCGGGGAAAGTTTCGATGCTATCTATTTGTTTTCCAATGCTATCGAAGAGTTTGGCCTTGTAGGGATCAAAGTTTACGCCGCCATAGACCATTACCTGGAAGTTTGGATAGAGGTCTTTTATTTTTTTGCCGCTCAGTTGGGTGAGGCGGTCGAAATACATCTGCATCCATGGCGGGATGCCGCTGATGAGCGTCATATCCCTGTGGATGGTTTCTTCGACAATTTTATCGAGTTTGGTTTCCCAGTCTTCGATACAATTGGTTTCGTAGCTGGGTAACTGGTTGGTTCTTAAATATTTGGGGATATGATGGTTTACGATACCGCTTAAGCGGCCGGTGGGGATGCCTCCGGTGCGTTCCAATACGGGCGATCCGCTCAGGAAGATCATTTTGCCGCCGGTGAAGGCTGCGTTCCCGGTTTCTGCGATATAACACAGGATGGCGTTGCGGGCCGAATTGATGTGATTATCGATAGAATCCTTGCTGATGGGGATGTATTTGATGCCGCTGGTAGTGCCGCTGGTTTTTGCGAAGTAGATAGGTTTGCCTTTCCAGAGAATATTTTCCTGTCCTTCTTTTACCTTATTGATATAGGGTTTCAGGGCTTCGTAATCGCGGATGGGGACCTGTTGTTTAAACTGCTCGTAGGTTTGTATGTCGTTGAAACCGTGGTCGTTACCAAATTGCGTATGGCCGGCGTCCTTCAGGAGCTGTTTCAGGATGTTCTCCTGATCGAGCACGGCGGTGTCCATGCCTTTTTTGATCTTATTATATATGTAATTGGCGAACGGGCGGGCCAATATGGATTTCAAGTTCATTAATACTTAGTATTGGGAGAGGCAAAAATAACAATGTATGCCACGAATTGAGCGAAAGAGAAGTTTTAATTTTGAGATATGATTGGGAGGAAGTTTGGTGGAGCTGGTAGGAAATATATTTTTTTTGATTTTTTATGCCCATAATTCCATAAAAACCCTACCTTTGCCGTCCTAATTTTGGACTATTTATGTTAGCAGTTGTAAAAATAGCAGGTCAGCAGTTTAAGGTACAGGCAGGTCAAAGTCTGTATGTTCCTCACCTGCAAGGTAAGACAGGCGATAAAGTAGAATTCAGTGAAATTCTCTTTGTTGACAATGACGGTAAAATTTCTGCTGGTGCCGACGTTAAGGCAACTGTTAAAGCAGAGATCGTGAACGAGTTGGTTAAAGGTGATACCGTTATCGCTTTTAAAATGAAAAGAAGGAAAGGTTTCCGTAAGAAGCACGGTCACAGAACTCATTACACACAAATCAAGATTGAAAGCATCGCTTAGTAATAAGCTAGTTTTAACAAAGTAAAACCACTGATCATGGCTCACAAAAAAGGTGAAGGTAGCGTAAAGAACGGTCGTGATTCCCAAAGCAAGCGTCTGGGAGTAAAAATATATGGCGGTCAGCCAGCTATTGCAGGCAACATTATCGTTCGTCAGCGTGGCACTACTTATCATGCAGGTAAAAACGTAGGAGTAGGTAAAGACTACACGTTGTTTGCCTTAGCTGATGGTATCGTAGAATTCAAAAAAGGAAGGAAAGATAACACTACCGTTTCAGTTAGCGCTGCTGAAGTTACTGCCTAGTAACAAAAAATTTTGACAGTTTGCATAAAGTTTTTATTTTTATTCCATATTTACTAACCAGTTAAATTTTAAAAACATGGCAACTGCAAAAAAAGCCGCTAAAAAAGCTGCTCCTAAAAAGGTAGCAAAGAAAGCTGCTCCTAAGAAAGTAGCTAAGGTAGCAAAGAAAGCCGCTCCTAAGAAAGCTGCTAAAGTAGCAAAGAAAGCTGCTCCTAAAAAAGTAGCTAAAGTAGCGAAGAAAGCCGCTCCTAAGAAAGTAGCTAAAAAAGCTGCTCCTAAGAAAGCTGCTAAAGTAGCGAAGAAAGCTGCTCCTAAGAAAGCTAAATAGTTTTTCTTAAGCTAAATAGACTAAAGGTCCCGGAGTGATCCGGGACTTTTTTATTTTAGTACCACAACCTCTCTTCATATGCTGAATGCTCAAATAGCTGATAACTTTTCCCTGTTGGGGAAGCTCATGGAAATTCATGGTGAGAATAGTTTCAAGACCAAGTCGTATAGTACTGCGGCCTTTACCATCGAGAAACTTCCTGTAGAACTGTCGACCCTTCCGGAGGAAAAGATCTTCAGCATTAAAGGCATTGGCGATGCCATAGGCAAGAAAATACTGGTTCAATTACAAACGGGCCAGCTGCCGCAGTTAAACGAATACCTGGCGCAGACCCCTGCCGGCATTCTTGAGATGATGAGCATTAAAGGGATTGGACCTAAAAAGATCGCTACTATCTGGAAAGAGCTTGAGGTGGAGACCATTGGCGAGCTGCTATATGCGTGTAATGAAAACCGGCTGCTGTTATATAAAGGTTTTGGCGCCAAGACCCAGCAGAACATCAAGGATTCCATAGAATTTTTCTTAAGTAACCAAGGCAATTATTTATATGCCCAGGTGGCCTCTTATGCCGCACAATTCACACAGGAGCTATTGCAAAAGTTTGAAGGATGGCTGGTGCAGCTTACCGGAGATTTCAGAAGGCAGCTGGAGATCATCAATAAACTGGAGTGGGTGACCACCATACCGGCGGCGGATCTACGCGTTTTTCTGGAATCGAATGGATTGCAATGGCAAACTGCAGCCGATGGCTACGAGGAGTACCGGGGCCAGGAAAATATTGCTTTACAGTTTTATCATACAAATGCGGAAGCATATTATAGTACTTTGTTCAAAACCAGCAGCAGTGCGGTTTTCCTGGATTGCTTCGAGCAGCAATACGGTTCTGTTCCTGCAACAGCGGCTTCGGAGGAAGCTATTTTCAGCGCTTCATCCCTGGCCTATATTCCGGCCTGTTTACGAGAAACAGACCAGTTTCTGCCACGTGCTGCTGCGCAAACCCTGCCTGTTTTAATACAACCCGGCGATATTACCGGCATTATACACTCGCACAGTAAGTGGAGTGATGGTGCCAACAGTATCGAGGAAATGGCGGTAGCTGCGAAGCAACAGGGGCTGCAATTCCTTGTTATCAGCGACCACTCCAAGTCGGCTTTTTATGCCAATGGATTAAACGAAGCGCGTATTGCGGCCCAGCATGAAGAAATAGACAGCCTGAACAGCAAGCTGGCTCCGTTTCATATATTTAAAAGCGTTGAATCGGATATTCTTAACGATGGCAATCTTGACTATGGCGATGATGTGCTGAAAAGTTTTGACATGGTGATTGCATCGGTACACTCGAACCTGAAGATGAATGAAGAGAAGGCTATGGCAAGGTTGCTGAAGGCCATTGAAAACCCATATACAACTATCCTTGGGCATATGACCGGCCGTTTATTGCTTAGCCGCAGCGGCTACCCGGTAGATCATAAAAAGATCATCGATGCGTGTGCCGCCAATAATGTTATCATAGAGCTTAATGCCCACCCGCGGCGCCTCGATATCGACTGGCGCTGGATACATTATGCGCTGGAGAAGGATGTGCTTATTTCCATTAACCCGGATGCGCATGCTGTTGCGGGTTTCCATGATATCGTTTATGGGGTACTGGCGGCACAGAAAGCCGGTGTCACCAAAGAGCAGAACTTCAGCAGTTTTTCATTGGAGGCGGTGTTTGAGAGAATAAAGAAATAAAGGACTAAACGAGCGCAGGGAATGCGATGAAGAAGGTGCTGCCGACGCCTTCTTTGGTTTCGAACCATATTCTGCCGTTGGCTTTTTCTACGATGCCTTTACAGATGGCCAGGCCAAGACCTGTTCCTGATGATTTTGTCGTGAAATTAGGGGTGAATATTTTTCCCTGCATTTCAACGGGGATACCACTGCCGTTATCGGCAACAGCTATCACAATTTCCCTGTCGAGGCGGTATTGACGGATCGTAAGTTCTATGGGTTGTTTATCGCCGGAAGCTTCTATCGCGTTTTTGATGAGGTTGGTGAATAAACGGGTGATCTGGACTTTATCGGCCATGATAGCATCGGTGCCGGTGGAGGTCTTTTGCCAGTCGATATGCAAATTAGAATCGGCGTTATAGAGATTTATCAAAGTTCCGAGGACCTCTGATAAGTCGAACTGTTCCAGTTTTACATTGCCGATATTGGCGAACTGGCCGAAGTCGCCTGCTATTTTTGCCAGCTGGTCTATTTGTTCTACCAGGGTGTTAGCTACCTGCTGCGACAATTCTTTCACGTTGGCAGAGCCACTGTTAATGGCTTTCTGGAGGTATTGGATGCTGAGCTTCATAGGTGTCAGCGGGTTCTTGATCTCATGGGCTACCTGCCGTGCCATTTCGCGCCAGGCACCTTCCCTTTCGCTTCGTGCCAGGCCCTGCGCGCTTTCTTCGAGCTTACGTACCATTTTGTTGTATTCATCGACCAGGGCGCCTATTTCATCGTTACGCGTCCATACAATTTCTTCGTTCATTTTGCCGAGGTTCACCTGTTTCATTTTATCACCGATGAGAGTGAAGGAAGCCGTAATACGGCTGGTAACGAGGAAAGCAATAGCACCGGCCAATACGAAAATGAATGCGTTGAGGTTGATGAGTGTTACCAGGAAGTTGGAGATCTCCTGATTCAGTTCGGTCTGGGAGTTTAAATACGGGATATTGATGTAGGCGTAGATAGAGCCATCGGGGTATTTTACCGGGACGTAGATACTCAGGAATGAAAAGTTATCTACTGTTTCGATCTGAATTTTCTGAGTGAGCTTTTCATAGTTCATGGCATAGTAAGCTCTTGGTTCCATCTTTCCGCTCAGCACATGTTTGTTGTAGATATAGGGTTGGGTAGAAACGGTGAGGTTTCCTTCTATATCGTATACATTGAGGTCTACATTATGGATCTCCGATATTTCAACGATACGCCTTTCGAGATCGCCGCCGGCGGCGCCAACGTAACTAAGCGTTGGCAGGTCGTCATCGATATACCTGTCGCGGATAGCGGCCAGTTCGGAGGCCATTACCTGGATGGCTTTGGTAAGGCGTTCTTCGTTGTTCCTGTCGAACCGTACGATAAAGAACGAGATGGTGGCGATACCTATTACGACGAAAGAAAAGACGCTGATGAAGATGATGGTGGTATGGATCTGCGTGCGGATATTAAAGTGAAAGATCCTTCGGATGCTTTTCCATTTAAAGCGAACGCTTACCATAAAGCTGGCAACATGAAAGATCACTACCACTGCGAGGAAGACGCAGAACAGGTAGGCAAACAGGGTGATGGTTTCAATAAAATTGTTATCCTTTTTCACCACTACCACCACTTTGCTATGGCCTGCATTATACCATAGTTCGCTGTTGTGTTCTTTCATACGTTCCTCGTATTCGAGCCTGGGCATATCGGCGGGGGCCAGTACGGAGGAGAAGCCGTAATCGTTGAGGCTGTTGATGAGTTTGCCTTTGCTGTAAACGGCGTAAGCGTAGTTTGTATTGAGATCGGAAGCCACATCTTTCACCTGTTTGAATAATTCGGGGAAAATTGCTTCGCTTTTATAGCGGCGGGGTTTGGCTATAATAAATACATGACCAACAGTTGAACTGTCGGGCAGCATCACCAATTTCTCATAGATATAGCTAAAGAGGTCCTGCGCGTTTTCGTAGTAGTAGAGGCTGGGGATGCTGGTTGCTTTTCCTTCGCCTTCGATGGTTCTGCGGATCATGTAATACGAGGCGGAATCATCGTTGTAGAGTGGAACGAAGGCGCTGTCGTAAGTGTAGATGCGGGTATCGTACTTGTTGAGATAACCGGAGAAGTTTTCGTTGATAAGGCTGTCTTTGATAAACCTGTTGGAGTATTCGGAGCGGAGCCTGTCGAAGTTATGTACGAGGAAGTCGTTTGAAATATTGGTGATCGCAATATTCATGAGGCTTTCGCCGGAGGGGTCGGTCTGGTAGGTGAGTTTATCGGCAATACGTTTGCGTTGTTCGAGTTCTACTTTCCTGTTTTCGGTAACGATAACGATGGTGGCGGAGAAAGCGAAGAACATGAACCAGAACAAGAAGAAGCCGGACTGCAGCAGTGGTTCGTTCAGATCTTTTTGCCTGTATTCGAGGATGGTGATGTACAGGAGCAGCCATATGAGCACTGTTACTTTTACCAGGATAGCGGGTGTTCCTATCTGGAAGGTAAGGATAAAGAGGCCTGCCGCGGCCACGATGGTAAGCCTGTGGTAAAAGCCGAAGTTCACCTGAATAGATGGTATGACCAGCATCTGGGATACGTGGAAATACGCATACATGATAAAGCTAAGCACTACGAAGCCGATGAAGGTATAAGCGCTCAGGTTAAATACATTCGTTACATCGAAAGGGATCTTGGAGTCGGCCACCAGGCTCCGGATGAGGTCGGTGCACTGGAATGTAATAAGGGGCATGATAGCCAGGCAGGCTATGGCGATGTATCTGCCGCTATTTTTCACCCTGTTGACATAGGGTTTGATCATTTGCAGCGGCGGGAACCTGGACTTAAAGAAGATCATGATCCAGAAGAACAGTATCGAGTTCACCAGCAGATCGCCCAG
This window encodes:
- a CDS encoding GH3 auxin-responsive promoter family protein, coding for MNLKSILARPFANYIYNKIKKGMDTAVLDQENILKQLLKDAGHTQFGNDHGFNDIQTYEQFKQQVPIRDYEALKPYINKVKEGQENILWKGKPIYFAKTSGTTSGIKYIPISKDSIDNHINSARNAILCYIAETGNAAFTGGKMIFLSGSPVLERTGGIPTGRLSGIVNHHIPKYLRTNQLPSYETNCIEDWETKLDKIVEETIHRDMTLISGIPPWMQMYFDRLTQLSGKKIKDLYPNFQVMVYGGVNFDPYKAKLFDSIGKQIDSIETFPASEGFFAFQDSQTAEGLLLNTNSGIFFEFVPAGEIFNENPTRLSLRDVKVGENYALIISNNAGLWAYNIGDTVKFVSTAPHRLVVTGRTKHFISAFGEHVIGEEVEYALMKVAEQQGVKIVEFTVAPMVQQGKGQSYHEWFIEFENQPVDMEAFREQVDNNLRGKNVYYDDLIAGNILQRLQITQVRRNGFIDYMKSIGKLGGQNKLPRLSNDRKVADALQPYLLA
- a CDS encoding sensor histidine kinase, which codes for MIQTLKQAAYKNGYLLITAAWLYTISFIFTNYFTYSGSPEKVKSTLETYLRKQEDRFREIIQDTTTLNILYSPGANKLKQTLTKETLGIFTYVENETGKYKQVYWNSSLMSVNTEQLHLPDGVHTVSYQNGLFELLKHSFKKNGRNYVFIGLIPIHWDYFIENKYLRREFANYPNIEKLYTISPDDTGIPVHNSANQTVFYLTQKDAVSFDQPDAFSIGLRVLAILFLMAFMNGLAIETAKQRGFWKGFIFLVGVVAIMRALTYKFPIPFAFRKLELFDPSIYASSALHPSLGDLLVNSILFFWIMIFFKSRFPPLQMIKPYVNRVKNSGRYIAIACLAIMPLITFQCTDLIRSLVADSKIPFDVTNVFNLSAYTFIGFVVLSFIMYAYFHVSQMLVIPSIQVNFGFYHRLTIVAAAGLFILTFQIGTPAILVKVTVLIWLLLYITILEYRQKDLNEPLLQSGFFLFWFMFFAFSATIVIVTENRKVELEQRKRIADKLTYQTDPSGESLMNIAITNISNDFLVHNFDRLRSEYSNRFIKDSLINENFSGYLNKYDTRIYTYDSAFVPLYNDDSASYYMIRRTIEGEGKATSIPSLYYYENAQDLFSYIYEKLVMLPDSSTVGHVFIIAKPRRYKSEAIFPELFKQVKDVASDLNTNYAYAVYSKGKLINSLNDYGFSSVLAPADMPRLEYEERMKEHNSELWYNAGHSKVVVVVKKDNNFIETITLFAYLFCVFLAVVVIFHVASFMVSVRFKWKSIRRIFHFNIRTQIHTTIIFISVFSFVVIGIATISFFIVRFDRNNEERLTKAIQVMASELAAIRDRYIDDDLPTLSYVGAAGGDLERRIVEISEIHNVDLNVYDIEGNLTVSTQPYIYNKHVLSGKMEPRAYYAMNYEKLTQKIQIETVDNFSFLSIYVPVKYPDGSIYAYINIPYLNSQTELNQEISNFLVTLINLNAFIFVLAGAIAFLVTSRITASFTLIGDKMKQVNLGKMNEEIVWTRNDEIGALVDEYNKMVRKLEESAQGLARSEREGAWREMARQVAHEIKNPLTPMKLSIQYLQKAINSGSANVKELSQQVANTLVEQIDQLAKIAGDFGQFANIGNVKLEQFDLSEVLGTLINLYNADSNLHIDWQKTSTGTDAIMADKVQITRLFTNLIKNAIEASGDKQPIELTIRQYRLDREIVIAVADNGSGIPVEMQGKIFTPNFTTKSSGTGLGLAICKGIVEKANGRIWFETKEGVGSTFFIAFPALV
- the rplU gene encoding 50S ribosomal protein L21; protein product: MLAVVKIAGQQFKVQAGQSLYVPHLQGKTGDKVEFSEILFVDNDGKISAGADVKATVKAEIVNELVKGDTVIAFKMKRRKGFRKKHGHRTHYTQIKIESIA
- a CDS encoding DNA polymerase/3'-5' exonuclease PolX; the encoded protein is MLNAQIADNFSLLGKLMEIHGENSFKTKSYSTAAFTIEKLPVELSTLPEEKIFSIKGIGDAIGKKILVQLQTGQLPQLNEYLAQTPAGILEMMSIKGIGPKKIATIWKELEVETIGELLYACNENRLLLYKGFGAKTQQNIKDSIEFFLSNQGNYLYAQVASYAAQFTQELLQKFEGWLVQLTGDFRRQLEIINKLEWVTTIPAADLRVFLESNGLQWQTAADGYEEYRGQENIALQFYHTNAEAYYSTLFKTSSSAVFLDCFEQQYGSVPATAASEEAIFSASSLAYIPACLRETDQFLPRAAAQTLPVLIQPGDITGIIHSHSKWSDGANSIEEMAVAAKQQGLQFLVISDHSKSAFYANGLNEARIAAQHEEIDSLNSKLAPFHIFKSVESDILNDGNLDYGDDVLKSFDMVIASVHSNLKMNEEKAMARLLKAIENPYTTILGHMTGRLLLSRSGYPVDHKKIIDACAANNVIIELNAHPRRLDIDWRWIHYALEKDVLISINPDAHAVAGFHDIVYGVLAAQKAGVTKEQNFSSFSLEAVFERIKK
- the rpmA gene encoding 50S ribosomal protein L27; protein product: MAHKKGEGSVKNGRDSQSKRLGVKIYGGQPAIAGNIIVRQRGTTYHAGKNVGVGKDYTLFALADGIVEFKKGRKDNTTVSVSAAEVTA